A window of Heterodontus francisci isolate sHetFra1 chromosome 18, sHetFra1.hap1, whole genome shotgun sequence genomic DNA:
TTTCCATACCTTTTCCCTACCAAGGtttaactgactggcttgtagttactgggcctgtccttgcacccttttttgaacaagggtgtaacatttgcaattctccagtcatgaggaggattgaaagattatggccagtgtttatcaagcttccccttaaatggatctatgctattcacctcaactactccatctggtagtaagttccacatgcTAACCATTTTAATGAATTCCCTTTGGATTTATTGGTAACTATCTTTTATTTATGATCCCTAGTTGCGGTTTTCCCTACTCTACCCTTTCAtagtcttaaagacctctatcagcccTCAGTCCTATACAAGTTTTAACATAACTTCTGTACTTGTCAATTCTGTTCctctggaagtgaaccccagtaccTTGTTTGCTCTTTTTCTGAATTTATTAACTTGTGTTGCTATTTTTAGTTGTCTGTCCGTACCTCCAGAtccttgctcctctaccccatttacctTATTTTCTAAggaatatgtggcctccttatccTTCCCagcaaaatgcaccacttcacacttaACTATATTGTGCGTCCCCTGTTTCCTCCTTCCCACCAttggcggtcatgccttcagctgcccgtgccctgagctctggaattccctccctaaacctctctacatctctttcctccttttaagatgctccttaaaaacctacctctttcccaagcttttggccacgccctaatatctccttacgtggctcaatgtcaaattttatttgataatgctcctgtgaagcaccgcgcgacgttttactttgttaaagatgtgttacgaccgaggcgggaggagtgcactgttaattcagtcccacttctgcacGGGTCattgcatatcaataaattttcccaccgacCAAAAAACAGCCAATTATTCTATTTGTCCCCCGGAATAAAGTAcatcagccaggtttctttaatcaacaacaaattaagtatttatgaataaactaagtcttaaacaataaatgagataaatctatataaactccttattcttcctaaccctcatgcacacacacacacattcaaaaaccggttaactggggaaaaaggattttttgtttttggtttacagctgttccttaggaataaaaaggaaaaaaaaataattAAGTTTGTCaagttctggtaggatattttgaggtatcccagagttgaatagtcagatgccactcaaagtctttccagacGTGTTTGATGCACAGTctctgatgggtaggcattcaaggcaatttgtctgtagCAGGCTTCACGTAGGTCTTttagcaggggtgtagcaacaggtctgcttgggtttcacaacagcagtatagcagtagaagttttttttatatttcaggatttcccaaaacacaggaggcaacaggaacaactcttaatgcagggattcttcagagacaggaagcaataGGAATCTACTACCTCTGGcatacaggggtttcttctctAGAGATAcagtcttcctctacagagagggtctttctctctctccaggcaggtCAATGGTCACTGAGCAAAAtctgttttttaaaacacacagaattctaagttcttaGTACAAAAAAAACTCTTGTAACAGACGCCATGTAAATACAAGTCGTTTGCTAGGTGGAAGCTGGTTCTTTGTAAATGGGTTTACCTTTTCCTACATTTAATGCGTAGTATCTCAAATGTAAGGTTAGAGACTGCTGTCAGTGATGATGGAGCATCAATCCTTGGAGGAATTGTAGAGCATTCCTCTGTCTGCAATTATAATGCAGGTATTAGCCTGTTTATTGGGAATGGATAACCATCTCTTACAATAAAAGGCAGAGAAATACATTAAGGTGGGGATAGTAGTGTCATGGGTGCGTTACTGGGTTAAAAAtctaggggacatgagttcaaatcccaccatggctgtttgagaatttgaattaagTTTACAAAGAAAAATTTATAAATAAAATGCTGGTGAGCATGAAGCTGTtgcattgtcataaaaatccaattGGTTTCTTAGTATCCTTCAGCAAGGGAAATCggtcatccttacctagtctggatctgtatgtgactccagccccacagcaactgggttgactcttaattgccctctgcagtggcccagcaagccactcagttgtgcaaGGGATGATGATaactgctgaccttgccagtgacacccatccgcacccccccccccccacccccccgaatactgtgtgcagttttagtcttacTTAataatgtgaatgcattggaggcggttcagaggaggtttactagattgatacctgaaatgaACGGGTTGCTTAACAAGGAAAGGTTGGACGgactggtcttgttttcactggagtttagaagagtgaggggagacttgattgaagtataaaagatcctgaacagtcttgacaaggtgcatgtggaaaagatgtttcctcttgtgggtgagtccagaactagggggcactgttttaaaattaggggtcgcccttttaggacaaagatgaggagaaattctttctctgagggttgtgcaactttgaaactctctgctcagaaggtggtggaggcggggtcattgaatatttttaaggcagaggtagatagattcttgtttggcaagggaatcaaaggttatcgggggtagatgggagtgtggaattcgagacagaaacagatcagccatgattttattgaatggtggagcaggttagaggggctgaatggcctacttctgctcctaatttgcatgttcgtatgAACTTGTGATCGGTAGATGAGTTTGTTGACATTTTACCGTACTGTAGGGGGCCTGTGTTGCGTCGATGTGTTCGACACTGCCCCATGTTGATGCTTTTCCCGTTTTCATTCAAACAGACGGTTGCAAACCCAGACATTGCTGCAAGGAAGAAAATAAAAAAGCACAAAAATAAAGCTGAAGCCAAGAAAAGAAAAACTGAAGTCCTTCTCCCAGGCTGCAAGGCAAAAAAGGCTCGAAGCAACACACTGAAGGATTTGGCCATGGTGGAGTGAAATGGAAAAATAAACCGTCTGTTTTAATTAAATCATTTGTTTGTGAGGATTTTATAATAGAAGCTGAAATAACACTTCTGATGCCGACATTTGTTGTTTCCCTTTTCCAACATGGTATTTGTAATGTGGTGCAGGAGTATTTGATATGAGGTGCAGTTTAATGTACTGTTTATCCAGAAAAGATTGCCAATAAAAGGTGCTTTGTGGATAGCATCTATTTATATACAACAAGCGGCTGTTACTTATTCTTAACCTTTTTGTGAGAGAAGATATAGACTTAAAGCTTTAGTAACATTAATGATCTGTGGGTACCTTTCAGAATAATCGTGACtccaataaaaagcaaaatactggacgcTGGTCCGTGGAGAGACCAGTCAATTTTTCAGACTCCGACCATTCTGCAACACGCTGTCTTTTGCCAGCATTTTCCATCCTACTTTTAAACCCCATCCCAGACTTTTCTGTTGCTCCCATTTTCCTGACACCCCTCACTACCTCAGCTTGCTCGCATGTCCGCTGTTTAATGCCCTTTATTATTTTTAGTTTCTTTCTATGACTTCACTAAGACAGTCTGTTACTTCATCCAGTAATCACTTCATGTCCATTCCTTTGTTCCTTCCCTTTCCTTTTTCTGTTCTGTTAACATTCCTGTCATGCTGCATTTGTAGGAAGATAggggcaagaggaggccattcagcccctcaagcctgtgcaCCATTCAGTTgcttttgttcatgggatgagagtgtcgctggctcggccaacatttattggccatccctaattgcccttgagaaggtggtggtgagctggctagATCcttgctgatctgtacctcaaactCCATTTACCCTGTCTTCGCCCCTCGATATCCTTGCCTAATGAAAATCTACTGAATTCAAATCTGAAAAGTTCAGTTGACCCACAGCCATCTGGAGgagagatttccactaccctttgtgtgaaaaagtgcttcctgatttcagtccAATTGACATGCCTCTAAAAATGGAattcctttgttctggactcctccaccggaGGAAAGAGTTTCTCTCTCTCAACCCAATCGAATCACTTCAATTAGATCAACCCTCAACCTGCTATATTTGAGGGAACACCAGCCTACTTTATACAACCTGCCCTCTTAATTTAACCCGTTTAGCCCCGGTATCGTTCAGTGAGTCTGCATTGCACCGCGTCcaaggctagtatatccttcctgagatgcggtgcccagaactgaacacagttactccagatggggtctgaccaaggctgtgTACAAGTGAAGCATCATTTCCtcctctttgtattccagccctcttgtGAAGAACTCAACTCATTATGGATGGCTTAATATTGCTTGGAAAATGTCACTGATGATCACATTGAAAACTTTCTGCTGTCCCATCTTTTGTCCAATGGCCGTAAGATATCTTTCACATAACTTCTAATTTTAACCCCCTCATTTCATTACTGCCCCcctccaactaaaggcctgctcgggtctgcaagtgcaacccgacccgagcctgacagaaccacatctgacccagcccgagtcctttgattttttttattcctGCGCCCGGTcctgacccgaccaccagaataacGTTGATTACATTAGAGTTTGTGCTGTACCatagatggaatcgctcactgcagcctAGGGCGGAGTCCAAATGCAAGTTTCCTGCCTTgttgtcctggctgtcactgtgtccgcccTGACCCaaccccaaatgccggacccggaagagcaacccaacccgactgtcggaggggcagtactgagggagtgctgcagtgtcagaggatcagtactgagggaactctgccctgtcagaggatcagtactgagggaactctgccctgtcggaggggcagtactgagggagcgctgccctgtcggaggggcagtactgagggagctctgccctgtcggaggggcagtactgagggagcgctgccctgttggagggtcactactgagggagctctgccctgtcggagggtcagtactgagggagcgctgcactctcagagggtctgttTTGCGGATGTGGTATTAAACTGAGGGTCAccctgctgtctcaggtggatgttGTAAAAGATTCAAAGAAGAGTAGAGgaattctccccagtatcctgaacaatatttattcttcaaacaACAACACCCAAAaatgtcattatctcattgctatttatgggagcttgctgtgcacaaatttgacgtcgtgtttcctacattacaacagtgactactcaaaAGTACTTgaatagctgtaaagcactttgggatgttgtggAAGGCATTATAGAAATTTGCACTCAATTTACTCCAGCTGTGTGATGTCAGCATATATCACATATGGACCCAGTGTACAGTGCAGATAcatgttacccccccccccccccccccaccgacctcATTTTTCGCTTGGTAAAGTTTTGGGGGTTCACAAGTTCCGAATAAATATTTAACTGCACTGGAGCAAAAATCTATAGACGTACTTCCAGGGGATTGTTTAAAATTTGATTTGAGGGAGCTTGTGCATATCATTAAATGTTCCAGCAATCTGTAGCCAATAGGAGTGAAATGCACTTTCTGATCCTTCTGTTTTGTGTAACTGAAACATTGAGTTCCAGTTTTTATATTGTTTTTAACGTGGTATTGTGAGTGAAATGTTGGTGCATTTTCAAGTGGGACTGTAGTTCAGTACTCAGTGGAATAAATTATATCCCGATCAGTGATGTGCTTATACAGCCACACAGATTAAATATTAATCTGTCCCATTTAGTAATTAGTCTGTGGATTAAAGTGAGCCATTTTGCTACAGTCATGCAAATATCTCCAGTTTGAGACTGAAAGCTCTCAGCTGGCATGAAACGGCTGTAATTTTTGTGCTTTTAGAGGGTTATTTTTCATTCAAGTAATGGTTTTTAGGTGTGGTGAATGCAGATGCATCAATTAGACTTAAGCACCTGCAGTGAGCAATTAACTGATTTCCTGAGCAGAGGAGAACTGTGAGAAAATTGGGCAGAGAATTGAGTGGAACAGTGGGTTAGACACTGAACTTCCACCTcgagcttttttttattcgttcatgggatgtgagcttcgcgagcaaggccagcaattgttggccatcgctaattgcccttgagaaggtggtggtgagctgccttcttgaaccgctgcagtacacgtggtgtaggtgcacccacagtgctgttagggagggagttccaggatcttgacccagtgacagtgaaggaaaggtgatatatttccaagtcaggatgatgtgggtttggagagggacttgcagatggtggtcccATGTGTCTTCTGCCCTTGTCGATCGAGATGGAGATtgtaggtttagaaggtgctgttgaaggacccttggtgagttgctgcagtgcatcttgtagatggtacacactgctaccactgtgtgtcagtggtgaagggattgAATATTTAAGATTGCagatggggtgctgattaagcgggctactttgtcctggatggtgtcttctatcacactcctgacttgtgccttgtagatgatggacaggcactggggaatcaggaggtgagttactcgccacagaattcccagcctctgacctgctcttgtagccacagtatttatatggctggtccagttaagtttctggtcaatggtaatccccgcaggatgttgatggttgggggttttcagtgatggtaatgccattggacatcaaggggaaatggttagattctctcttgttggagctgttcATTTTGTGCCACACTGGTGCgaggcatgttacttgccacttatcagcccaaacctgaatgttgcccAGATTTTGTTGTGTGTGGACATGGTCTTTTTGATGAGATGGGAATATCCTCTAAAAGGGTCTTGTGTagaagcagtttgtgcagtcacaaAGCTGTTCTTTATTACCAGTCAGCATGAGACATGACATGTAGTGAATGTAGCatgtttgggaggaacaggtgactttggatcaTGGTTCTCAAAGCTCACCAACACTGGGGTTCTCCTCGGCTCGTGTCTGGGTCTATTGTAGACTCATTGATCGAAAGTGATTGctctgattagtcaacaactctattTTCATCAGTGACTACCAGGGTACACTGACAGAGCTGCTGTTAAGCTTTAAAGCACAGGCTTGTTCAGGAATATAGAGCTATTTGGCAAAGTGTAGGGAACTGTCCCAGGCAACATTCCTGTCGCTGCAGGACAGTAAATTAGCTGctcattcattcatttgctgtaTGTTAGTGAGCTGCAGCTCCCGACCACATTGCTGGCTGGCAGATAGAACAACCTCCAGATATGGAGGATAGCTGTGAAATAAGTAGGACTTCTAATGAATAAGCAGTAACGGACCGCAGGGTGGTGCCTCTACATCACTCAAAAACCCCATAAACCTACTTTACAGCACCTTGTGACATGGCCAGCAAAGAACACCATTCAATTAGCCCTACCACAACGAAATCCTTCAACAATGGAtcagctgatggctgtgaaggcagaTGAAATGTTGTAGCAGGGCCTTGTCCTCAATTGTCCAGATTCACCTGATCAATGAAACCAGGCAGTGTCCCGCCAAGATAGTGAGATCTGCTGTGCAACAGGCCTCCCACTCTAAATAACATCATGCACAGGCCCTTCTACTTGTCTCCTCAAACTGTTTGACAATTAGCTAGTGCTGAGAGGGGCAGGATCGTGGTATCTCGGACACAAGTCACAACCTGACACAAAGGCAGCGGTTACTAATTAACCTCTCCACTCTTAATTGAGGCAGAAGGGTGGTTTGGTGTTAGTAGCTGTGTCTGAGCAGCCCTCTTCAGTATTAGCTCTGCTCACTCCACTAGAGGAAGGAGCTTGAAAAGATGCCCTAAAACTCACCTGCCTCAATCCAAACCCAACCGGAAAACTGCATCCAGTGGGATCACCCATCAGCGGTCACAGCTCATAGAAACAATCAAGATAGGATCCTGGAATATCAGGTCTTGGATTATTCAGAACAATCTGAGACAAACCATGATAGTAGCCTGCGAGCTCCAATGCTAAGATATTGACATCGTAGCCCTTAGCGAGACCCGTAGAATCGTCCTCAGCATGAGGGATTGCCAATGAtgatgatgtttgtgggatctttctgggtaCAAATTGACTGTATTTTCCTCTATAACAGTAGTACCTGCACTTCAGAAATCATTCCTTTGTTGTGAAGCAGCCTGAGTCATCCTGCATAGAGGGAACCCTCATTTTTAACCTGTATTTAAAATGTGTAACCAGACTCAAAAGTCACAGATGACAGGGAACTGAATTTCTCTCATAATGAGGGAATTACTCAGCAGAATATGATTGTGTGACTGTCTTGTTAGGACATTCAGAAATGACAGTAGATCATACTTTGTTTTTGAATTCAGTTTATTGGGGGCAGTCAGAAAACTTTGCACAAACAATAACAAAAGATCTCATGAATTTTGAAGCATGTCAGATATAACTTCAGATCAGAAACAAATTTAAGAAACAAAGATTGCAACAAAAGATTACTTGAAGAAGTAAGTATAATAGCTGCACAAGCACAGACAACAATTCAATGCAAAGTTATCTCTGTATCCCTCAGACAATCTCCCAGAGTCAACATTTTTCTTTAAAAGTAACTGTAATCTATGAACTAAATTCTATTACCAGATATTAATCACACTTGGCTAAAGTGTTTCCAAAACTCTCTAGACTGGCTTTAAATAATTTTTGCATTTCTTCATAAAGTACAAGTATTGTTCATCTTGAATTTTACAAATTGTTAGTTTATATTTTATTATATACTAGTAAATCTCTCATTGCTGAAGAGGCTGTCAAAGGATATAGTGGTGCAGGGAGAAATGGAACTATACTGTCACCTAGTGGCCACAGCCACATCTATAGTGTCACAGGGCCCTGTTTACATAAGGAATTCCCATTATAACCAATGACATAGACCTTTTCAATGTTAAATGTTGCCATGATTTTTGGTCATTTTTTTATGTCAACGGGAAGCAAAGTTTGTGGCTGGGAACTGTGAATATACAAGATATGTAAATATACAAGATTTTTAAATATAATATGGATTTGAAACAGCATGGAAATGATTTTCAGCAGCTGACTGGAAATCACGATTTGGGTTTTATTTGGCTTAAGGGGAATTCCAGAACAAGAggctataatcttaaaattagagctgggtcattcagggtgatgtcaggaagcacttctttgcacaaagggtagtggaaatctggaacgctcTCGCTGTAGGGTAGCTGTTGGGGGTGGAGtgagaggtcaattgaaaattctacaactgaggttgatagatttttgttaagcaaggttCTTAAGGGCTATGGAAACAAGAAGATACAGATTGGCCATGAGCTAATGAAATGGAGGAACAGGatggaatggtctcctcctgttcctatgcgtTGCCTGACAGTAAAAGGATGCGGGAGCGGGATGCAGGGATGCTCCATTGTGGTTTAGTGCAGTAGAAAGGAGGGTCAATTCCATTGACGCAGTCCGTGGTATCAGTTGCACACTGGCTGCACACACAGCTTAAGATCACTGGGAACCTGTAAAAAGGATCAACGTCTGCGGGACATCCAGGGAGCTTGATGGAAATGTACTTGACATCTTGGTAGGTGCAGACCCTCTGGATTAGAGCAATCTTTGGTAGCAGCGATTTTGTGTTGACATCCTATAATAATACAACATAATTCATCATCTACGGCAATGCTTTGCACCCCAAATACATTCTCACTTTCTGGAAAATGATTTGAAATTAGTGGCTGCTATCACCTTCCCCATACTCCCAATTGTCAACACCATTATCCTGTGTGGGGgggtcaaccatggctcagtgagtagcatacTCGCCTCGGAGTCAGAGGGCGAAGGTATTCGCGTCCCACTCCGCAACAGTCCCAGCAAGTGAAGACTAGAATCTGGTCTCTTAAGTACTGGATTAACCTCCATGAGTCTGGACGGAATGACCACTAGCTCAGGTTTGCATTCCGTGAGTCAGGGGAATAATAGGAGCCCCAGTCCAGGCAAACCCAGTGAGTGGAGACCAGAGTTCCGCTGTGAATACAGGGTTCTCCTCCATTCGGgcttttatgttgggtgggagcaAGTTCAACATTATGCGTTTAACTCTTAATGCCCCTTGGCTAACTACTTCCTTATATCCATAATATTATTGTATTATAGTCTAGGTTACATTTATTACATAGGACTTACAAAACAGCCATCACCCGTCTtattgtcatagaatgatacagcacagaaggaggccattcagccatttgaaagagctatccaattagtaccactaccctgctctttccctatagccctgcaaatttttccttttcaagtatttatccaaatctcttttgaaagttaacattgaatctgcttccaccaccctttcaggcagcgtgttccagatcatcataactcactttaAAGAAAATGATTCCTCATCTCCCTTTCTGATTTTTTTGCCTTCGTATGTTTCCTAATTCTTTGACTGGTGTAAATTTTTGTGAAGCATCGGGGATggtaaagatgttatataaatgcaagtagttgttgcagTGACCATGGACAGGCAACAGATGAAGCATTGCCTATATTTAAAGGGTAGGTATCTATAAAAAGCCATATTAACATTAGATGTTGAATTGTATAAACTATGCCCTTATTTCTGTAGCTTACCCGCGACATGCAGAAGCCAGCACAGATGGTGGTGTTGATGGCCATACAGTAGCTGCATTCTTCCTTCTCCACATATGACACATATCTTGTCACCGAGCACTGAGAACCAACCTGACGGCA
This region includes:
- the LOC137379333 gene encoding thyrotropin subunit beta-like; this encodes MNALCLLPLVLFLSCRQVGSQCSVTRYVSYVEKEECSYCMAINTTICAGFCMSRDVNTKSLLPKIALIQRVCTYQDVKYISIKLPGCPADVDPFYRFPVILSCVCSQCATDTTDCVNGIDPPFYCTKPQWSIPASRSRILLLYYCYRGKYSQFVPRKIPQTSSSLAIPHAEDDSTGLAKGYDVNILALELAGYYHGLSQIVLNNPRPDIPGSYLDCFYEL